DNA sequence from the Candidatus Hydrogenedentota bacterium genome:
GAGCGAAGGGTTTACCCTCTTCCCTCTTCCCTCTTCCCTCTTCCCTCTTCCCTCTTCCCTCTTCCCCTACGCCGCCCGCATGCCCTCCAAAATCTCCGCCGCCATCTCATAACGCCCGAACGGCGGCATGAGATACGCGCCGCGCAGGATGCCCCTCAGGTCGGAAAGGCCGCGCAGCTCAGCCAGCAGCTCGAGCGCCAGGCGCACGCCTTCGCGCGGGCCGTCGTCGCCGGCGGCGTCCATCCGCTGGAGC
Encoded proteins:
- a CDS encoding bifunctional homocysteine S-methyltransferase/methylenetetrahydrofolate reductase; translated protein: PIYAVDPARDFLARYAELHGPLALPVIVGVLPLYGARHAAFLNNEVPGIRISPEALQRMDAAGDDGPREGVRLALELLAELRGLSDLRGILRGAYLMPPFGRYEMAAEILEGMRAA